The Neovison vison isolate M4711 chromosome 13, ASM_NN_V1, whole genome shotgun sequence genome includes a region encoding these proteins:
- the KLC1 gene encoding kinesin light chain 1 isoform X3: MYDNMSTMVYIKEDKLEKLTQDEIISKTKQVIQGLEALKNEHNSILQSLLETLKCLKKDDESNLVEEKSNMIRKSLEMLELGLSEAQVMMALSNHLNAVESEKQKLRAQVRRLCQENQWLRDELANTQQKLQKSEQSVAQLEEEKKHLEFMNQLKKYDDDISPSEDKDTDSAKEPLDDLFPNDDDDPGQGIQQQHSSAAAAAQQGGYEIPARLRTLHNLVIQYASQGRYEVAVPLCKQALEDLEKTSGHDHPDVATMLNILALVYRDQNKYKDAANLLNDALAIREKTLGKDHPAVAATLNNLAVLYGKRGKYKEAEPLCKRALEIREKVLGKDHPDVAKQLNNLALLCQNQGKYEEVEYYYQRALEIYQTKLGPDDPNVAKTKNNLASCYLKQGKFKQAETLYKEILTRAHEREFGSVDDENKPIWMHAEEREECKGKQKDGTSFGEYGGWYKACKVDSPTVTTTLKNLGALYRRQGKFEAAETLEEAAMRSRKQGLDNVHKQRVAEVLNDPENMEKRRSRESLNVDVVKYESGPDGGEEDGTGSLKRSGSFSKLRASIRRSSEKLVRKLKGGSSRESDPKNPGMKRASSLNVLNVGGKAAEDHLQERSPCLADSRALSASHTDLAH, encoded by the exons ATGTACGACAACATGTCCACGATGGTGTATATAAAGGAAGACAAGTTGGAGAAGCTGACCCAGGATGAGATTATTTCTAAGACAAAGCAAGTGATCCAGGGGCTGGAGGCTCTGAAGAACGAGCACAATTCCATCCTGCAGAGTTTGCTCGAGACCCTGAAGTGTTTGAAGAAAGATGACGAAAGTAATCTGGTGGAAGAGAAATCAAACATGATCCGAAAGTCTCTGGAGATGTTGGAGCTTGGCCTGAGTGAGGCACAG GTCATGATGGCTTTGTCCAACCACCTGAACGCCGTGGAGTCTGAGAAGCAGAAACTGCGCGCACAGGTTCGTCGGCTGTGCCAGGAGAATCAGTGGCTGCGGGACGAGCTGGCCAATACGCAGCAGAAGTTGCAGAAGAGCGAGCAGTCCGTGGCTcagctggaggaggagaagaagcacCTGGAGTTCATGAATCAGTTAAAGAAATACGATGACGACATCTCCCCATCC GAGGACAAAGACACTGATTCCGCCAAAGAACCTCTGGATGACCTTTTCCCAAATGACGACGACGATCCCGGTCAAGGAA TCCAGCAGCAGCACAGCAGTGCAGCGGCGGCCGCGCAGCAGGGCGGCTACGAGATCCCGGCACGGCTGCGCACGCTCCACAACCTGGTCATCCAGTACGCCTCGCAGGGGCGCTACGAGGTGGCCGTGCCGCTCTGCAAGCAGGCCCTGGAGGACCTGGAGAAGACGTCCGGCCACGATCACCCGGATGTGGCCACCATGCTGAACATCCTGGCCTTGGTGTACAG AGAccagaataaatacaaagatgCCGCTAATCTACTGAACGACGCCTTGGCCATCCGTGAGAAGACTTTGGGCAAAGATCATCCTGCG GTGGCAGCGACTCTGAATAACCTTGCAGTGCTTTACGGCAAGAGAGGGAAGTACAAAGAGGCCGAACCGCTGTGTAAGAGAGCGCTGGAGATCCGAGAGAAG GTTTTGGGAAAGGATCACCCCGATGTTGCCAAGCAGTTAAATAACTTGGCTTTACTGTGCCAGAATCAGGGCAAGTACGAGGAAGTAGAATATTATTATCAAAGAGCCCTCGAGATCTACCAAACAAAACTGGGGCCTGATGACCCCAATGTggccaaaacaaaaaataacctg gcatCCTGCTATCTGAAGCAAGGAAAATTCAAGCAAGCAGAAACCCTGTACAAAGAGATTCTCACTCGTGCACACGAAAGGGAGTTTGGCTCTGTAGATG ATGAAAATAAACCCATTTGGATGCACgctgaagaaagagaagaatgcaAA GGAAAGCAAAAGGACGGGACATCTTTTGGAGAATATGGCGGCTGGTACAAAGCCTGCAAAGTTGATag TCCAACTGTTACAACTACTTTGAAAAACCTTGGGGCACTTTACAGACGTCAAGGCAAGTTTGAAGCTGCAGAGACATTGGAAGAAGCTGCCATGAGGTCCCGTAAACAG GGTCTTGACAATGTTCACAAACAGAGAGTAGCCGAAGTGCTgaatgaccctgagaacatggaGAAGCGGAGAAGCCGGGAGAGTCTGAACGTGGACGTGGTCAAGTACGAGAGCGGCCCTGACGGAGGGGAGGAA GACGGCACGGGATCTTTAAAGCGCAGTGGCTCCTTTAGCAAACTCCGGGCTTCAATTAGACGCAGCAGTGAGAAGCTGGTTAGGAAGCTGAAGGGAGGAAGCTCTCGAGAGAGTGACCCAAAGAACCCCGG CATGAAGCGGGCCAGTTCCCTGAATGTCCTTAACGTGGGTGGCAAGGCCGCTGAAGACCATTTGCAA
- the KLC1 gene encoding kinesin light chain 1 isoform X1: MYDNMSTMVYIKEDKLEKLTQDEIISKTKQVIQGLEALKNEHNSILQSLLETLKCLKKDDESNLVEEKSNMIRKSLEMLELGLSEAQVMMALSNHLNAVESEKQKLRAQVRRLCQENQWLRDELANTQQKLQKSEQSVAQLEEEKKHLEFMNQLKKYDDDISPSEDKDTDSAKEPLDDLFPNDDDDPGQGIQQQHSSAAAAAQQGGYEIPARLRTLHNLVIQYASQGRYEVAVPLCKQALEDLEKTSGHDHPDVATMLNILALVYRDQNKYKDAANLLNDALAIREKTLGKDHPAVAATLNNLAVLYGKRGKYKEAEPLCKRALEIREKVLGKDHPDVAKQLNNLALLCQNQGKYEEVEYYYQRALEIYQTKLGPDDPNVAKTKNNLASCYLKQGKFKQAETLYKEILTRAHEREFGSVDDENKPIWMHAEEREECKGKQKDGTSFGEYGGWYKACKVDSPTVTTTLKNLGALYRRQGKFEAAETLEEAAMRSRKQGLDNVHKQRVAEVLNDPENMEKRRSRESLNVDVVKYESGPDGGEEVSMSVEWNGDGTGSLKRSGSFSKLRASIRRSSEKLVRKLKGGSSRESDPKNPGMKRASSLNVLNVGGKAAEDHLQERSPCLADSRALSASHTDLAH, encoded by the exons ATGTACGACAACATGTCCACGATGGTGTATATAAAGGAAGACAAGTTGGAGAAGCTGACCCAGGATGAGATTATTTCTAAGACAAAGCAAGTGATCCAGGGGCTGGAGGCTCTGAAGAACGAGCACAATTCCATCCTGCAGAGTTTGCTCGAGACCCTGAAGTGTTTGAAGAAAGATGACGAAAGTAATCTGGTGGAAGAGAAATCAAACATGATCCGAAAGTCTCTGGAGATGTTGGAGCTTGGCCTGAGTGAGGCACAG GTCATGATGGCTTTGTCCAACCACCTGAACGCCGTGGAGTCTGAGAAGCAGAAACTGCGCGCACAGGTTCGTCGGCTGTGCCAGGAGAATCAGTGGCTGCGGGACGAGCTGGCCAATACGCAGCAGAAGTTGCAGAAGAGCGAGCAGTCCGTGGCTcagctggaggaggagaagaagcacCTGGAGTTCATGAATCAGTTAAAGAAATACGATGACGACATCTCCCCATCC GAGGACAAAGACACTGATTCCGCCAAAGAACCTCTGGATGACCTTTTCCCAAATGACGACGACGATCCCGGTCAAGGAA TCCAGCAGCAGCACAGCAGTGCAGCGGCGGCCGCGCAGCAGGGCGGCTACGAGATCCCGGCACGGCTGCGCACGCTCCACAACCTGGTCATCCAGTACGCCTCGCAGGGGCGCTACGAGGTGGCCGTGCCGCTCTGCAAGCAGGCCCTGGAGGACCTGGAGAAGACGTCCGGCCACGATCACCCGGATGTGGCCACCATGCTGAACATCCTGGCCTTGGTGTACAG AGAccagaataaatacaaagatgCCGCTAATCTACTGAACGACGCCTTGGCCATCCGTGAGAAGACTTTGGGCAAAGATCATCCTGCG GTGGCAGCGACTCTGAATAACCTTGCAGTGCTTTACGGCAAGAGAGGGAAGTACAAAGAGGCCGAACCGCTGTGTAAGAGAGCGCTGGAGATCCGAGAGAAG GTTTTGGGAAAGGATCACCCCGATGTTGCCAAGCAGTTAAATAACTTGGCTTTACTGTGCCAGAATCAGGGCAAGTACGAGGAAGTAGAATATTATTATCAAAGAGCCCTCGAGATCTACCAAACAAAACTGGGGCCTGATGACCCCAATGTggccaaaacaaaaaataacctg gcatCCTGCTATCTGAAGCAAGGAAAATTCAAGCAAGCAGAAACCCTGTACAAAGAGATTCTCACTCGTGCACACGAAAGGGAGTTTGGCTCTGTAGATG ATGAAAATAAACCCATTTGGATGCACgctgaagaaagagaagaatgcaAA GGAAAGCAAAAGGACGGGACATCTTTTGGAGAATATGGCGGCTGGTACAAAGCCTGCAAAGTTGATag TCCAACTGTTACAACTACTTTGAAAAACCTTGGGGCACTTTACAGACGTCAAGGCAAGTTTGAAGCTGCAGAGACATTGGAAGAAGCTGCCATGAGGTCCCGTAAACAG GGTCTTGACAATGTTCACAAACAGAGAGTAGCCGAAGTGCTgaatgaccctgagaacatggaGAAGCGGAGAAGCCGGGAGAGTCTGAACGTGGACGTGGTCAAGTACGAGAGCGGCCCTGACGGAGGGGAGGAAGTGAGTATGAGCGTAGAGTGGAACGGG GACGGCACGGGATCTTTAAAGCGCAGTGGCTCCTTTAGCAAACTCCGGGCTTCAATTAGACGCAGCAGTGAGAAGCTGGTTAGGAAGCTGAAGGGAGGAAGCTCTCGAGAGAGTGACCCAAAGAACCCCGG CATGAAGCGGGCCAGTTCCCTGAATGTCCTTAACGTGGGTGGCAAGGCCGCTGAAGACCATTTGCAA
- the KLC1 gene encoding kinesin light chain 1 isoform X6, whose amino-acid sequence MYDNMSTMVYIKEDKLEKLTQDEIISKTKQVIQGLEALKNEHNSILQSLLETLKCLKKDDESNLVEEKSNMIRKSLEMLELGLSEAQVMMALSNHLNAVESEKQKLRAQVRRLCQENQWLRDELANTQQKLQKSEQSVAQLEEEKKHLEFMNQLKKYDDDISPSEDKDTDSAKEPLDDLFPNDDDDPGQGIQQQHSSAAAAAQQGGYEIPARLRTLHNLVIQYASQGRYEVAVPLCKQALEDLEKTSGHDHPDVATMLNILALVYRDQNKYKDAANLLNDALAIREKTLGKDHPAVAATLNNLAVLYGKRGKYKEAEPLCKRALEIREKVLGKDHPDVAKQLNNLALLCQNQGKYEEVEYYYQRALEIYQTKLGPDDPNVAKTKNNLASCYLKQGKFKQAETLYKEILTRAHEREFGSVDDENKPIWMHAEEREECKGKQKDGTSFGEYGGWYKACKVDSPTVTTTLKNLGALYRRQGKFEAAETLEEAAMRSRKQGLDNVHKQRVAEVLNDPENMEKRRSRESLNVDVVKYESGPDGGEEDGTGSLKRSGSFSKLRASIRRSSEKLVRKLKGGSSRESDPKNPGMKRASSLNVLNVGGKAAEDHLQGVPSRASFCGK is encoded by the exons ATGTACGACAACATGTCCACGATGGTGTATATAAAGGAAGACAAGTTGGAGAAGCTGACCCAGGATGAGATTATTTCTAAGACAAAGCAAGTGATCCAGGGGCTGGAGGCTCTGAAGAACGAGCACAATTCCATCCTGCAGAGTTTGCTCGAGACCCTGAAGTGTTTGAAGAAAGATGACGAAAGTAATCTGGTGGAAGAGAAATCAAACATGATCCGAAAGTCTCTGGAGATGTTGGAGCTTGGCCTGAGTGAGGCACAG GTCATGATGGCTTTGTCCAACCACCTGAACGCCGTGGAGTCTGAGAAGCAGAAACTGCGCGCACAGGTTCGTCGGCTGTGCCAGGAGAATCAGTGGCTGCGGGACGAGCTGGCCAATACGCAGCAGAAGTTGCAGAAGAGCGAGCAGTCCGTGGCTcagctggaggaggagaagaagcacCTGGAGTTCATGAATCAGTTAAAGAAATACGATGACGACATCTCCCCATCC GAGGACAAAGACACTGATTCCGCCAAAGAACCTCTGGATGACCTTTTCCCAAATGACGACGACGATCCCGGTCAAGGAA TCCAGCAGCAGCACAGCAGTGCAGCGGCGGCCGCGCAGCAGGGCGGCTACGAGATCCCGGCACGGCTGCGCACGCTCCACAACCTGGTCATCCAGTACGCCTCGCAGGGGCGCTACGAGGTGGCCGTGCCGCTCTGCAAGCAGGCCCTGGAGGACCTGGAGAAGACGTCCGGCCACGATCACCCGGATGTGGCCACCATGCTGAACATCCTGGCCTTGGTGTACAG AGAccagaataaatacaaagatgCCGCTAATCTACTGAACGACGCCTTGGCCATCCGTGAGAAGACTTTGGGCAAAGATCATCCTGCG GTGGCAGCGACTCTGAATAACCTTGCAGTGCTTTACGGCAAGAGAGGGAAGTACAAAGAGGCCGAACCGCTGTGTAAGAGAGCGCTGGAGATCCGAGAGAAG GTTTTGGGAAAGGATCACCCCGATGTTGCCAAGCAGTTAAATAACTTGGCTTTACTGTGCCAGAATCAGGGCAAGTACGAGGAAGTAGAATATTATTATCAAAGAGCCCTCGAGATCTACCAAACAAAACTGGGGCCTGATGACCCCAATGTggccaaaacaaaaaataacctg gcatCCTGCTATCTGAAGCAAGGAAAATTCAAGCAAGCAGAAACCCTGTACAAAGAGATTCTCACTCGTGCACACGAAAGGGAGTTTGGCTCTGTAGATG ATGAAAATAAACCCATTTGGATGCACgctgaagaaagagaagaatgcaAA GGAAAGCAAAAGGACGGGACATCTTTTGGAGAATATGGCGGCTGGTACAAAGCCTGCAAAGTTGATag TCCAACTGTTACAACTACTTTGAAAAACCTTGGGGCACTTTACAGACGTCAAGGCAAGTTTGAAGCTGCAGAGACATTGGAAGAAGCTGCCATGAGGTCCCGTAAACAG GGTCTTGACAATGTTCACAAACAGAGAGTAGCCGAAGTGCTgaatgaccctgagaacatggaGAAGCGGAGAAGCCGGGAGAGTCTGAACGTGGACGTGGTCAAGTACGAGAGCGGCCCTGACGGAGGGGAGGAA GACGGCACGGGATCTTTAAAGCGCAGTGGCTCCTTTAGCAAACTCCGGGCTTCAATTAGACGCAGCAGTGAGAAGCTGGTTAGGAAGCTGAAGGGAGGAAGCTCTCGAGAGAGTGACCCAAAGAACCCCGG CATGAAGCGGGCCAGTTCCCTGAATGTCCTTAACGTGGGTGGCAAGGCCGCTGAAGACCATTTGCAA
- the KLC1 gene encoding kinesin light chain 1 isoform X2 gives MYDNMSTMVYIKEDKLEKLTQDEIISKTKQVIQGLEALKNEHNSILQSLLETLKCLKKDDESNLVEEKSNMIRKSLEMLELGLSEAQVMMALSNHLNAVESEKQKLRAQVRRLCQENQWLRDELANTQQKLQKSEQSVAQLEEEKKHLEFMNQLKKYDDDISPSEDKDTDSAKEPLDDLFPNDDDDPGQGIQQQHSSAAAAAQQGGYEIPARLRTLHNLVIQYASQGRYEVAVPLCKQALEDLEKTSGHDHPDVATMLNILALVYRDQNKYKDAANLLNDALAIREKTLGKDHPAVAATLNNLAVLYGKRGKYKEAEPLCKRALEIREKVLGKDHPDVAKQLNNLALLCQNQGKYEEVEYYYQRALEIYQTKLGPDDPNVAKTKNNLASCYLKQGKFKQAETLYKEILTRAHEREFGSVDDENKPIWMHAEEREECKGKQKDGTSFGEYGGWYKACKVDSPTVTTTLKNLGALYRRQGKFEAAETLEEAAMRSRKQRVAEVLNDPENMEKRRSRESLNVDVVKYESGPDGGEEVSMSVEWNGDGTGSLKRSGSFSKLRASIRRSSEKLVRKLKGGSSRESDPKNPGMKRASSLNVLNVGGKAAEDHLQERSPCLADSRALSASHTDLAH, from the exons ATGTACGACAACATGTCCACGATGGTGTATATAAAGGAAGACAAGTTGGAGAAGCTGACCCAGGATGAGATTATTTCTAAGACAAAGCAAGTGATCCAGGGGCTGGAGGCTCTGAAGAACGAGCACAATTCCATCCTGCAGAGTTTGCTCGAGACCCTGAAGTGTTTGAAGAAAGATGACGAAAGTAATCTGGTGGAAGAGAAATCAAACATGATCCGAAAGTCTCTGGAGATGTTGGAGCTTGGCCTGAGTGAGGCACAG GTCATGATGGCTTTGTCCAACCACCTGAACGCCGTGGAGTCTGAGAAGCAGAAACTGCGCGCACAGGTTCGTCGGCTGTGCCAGGAGAATCAGTGGCTGCGGGACGAGCTGGCCAATACGCAGCAGAAGTTGCAGAAGAGCGAGCAGTCCGTGGCTcagctggaggaggagaagaagcacCTGGAGTTCATGAATCAGTTAAAGAAATACGATGACGACATCTCCCCATCC GAGGACAAAGACACTGATTCCGCCAAAGAACCTCTGGATGACCTTTTCCCAAATGACGACGACGATCCCGGTCAAGGAA TCCAGCAGCAGCACAGCAGTGCAGCGGCGGCCGCGCAGCAGGGCGGCTACGAGATCCCGGCACGGCTGCGCACGCTCCACAACCTGGTCATCCAGTACGCCTCGCAGGGGCGCTACGAGGTGGCCGTGCCGCTCTGCAAGCAGGCCCTGGAGGACCTGGAGAAGACGTCCGGCCACGATCACCCGGATGTGGCCACCATGCTGAACATCCTGGCCTTGGTGTACAG AGAccagaataaatacaaagatgCCGCTAATCTACTGAACGACGCCTTGGCCATCCGTGAGAAGACTTTGGGCAAAGATCATCCTGCG GTGGCAGCGACTCTGAATAACCTTGCAGTGCTTTACGGCAAGAGAGGGAAGTACAAAGAGGCCGAACCGCTGTGTAAGAGAGCGCTGGAGATCCGAGAGAAG GTTTTGGGAAAGGATCACCCCGATGTTGCCAAGCAGTTAAATAACTTGGCTTTACTGTGCCAGAATCAGGGCAAGTACGAGGAAGTAGAATATTATTATCAAAGAGCCCTCGAGATCTACCAAACAAAACTGGGGCCTGATGACCCCAATGTggccaaaacaaaaaataacctg gcatCCTGCTATCTGAAGCAAGGAAAATTCAAGCAAGCAGAAACCCTGTACAAAGAGATTCTCACTCGTGCACACGAAAGGGAGTTTGGCTCTGTAGATG ATGAAAATAAACCCATTTGGATGCACgctgaagaaagagaagaatgcaAA GGAAAGCAAAAGGACGGGACATCTTTTGGAGAATATGGCGGCTGGTACAAAGCCTGCAAAGTTGATag TCCAACTGTTACAACTACTTTGAAAAACCTTGGGGCACTTTACAGACGTCAAGGCAAGTTTGAAGCTGCAGAGACATTGGAAGAAGCTGCCATGAGGTCCCGTAAACAG AGAGTAGCCGAAGTGCTgaatgaccctgagaacatggaGAAGCGGAGAAGCCGGGAGAGTCTGAACGTGGACGTGGTCAAGTACGAGAGCGGCCCTGACGGAGGGGAGGAAGTGAGTATGAGCGTAGAGTGGAACGGG GACGGCACGGGATCTTTAAAGCGCAGTGGCTCCTTTAGCAAACTCCGGGCTTCAATTAGACGCAGCAGTGAGAAGCTGGTTAGGAAGCTGAAGGGAGGAAGCTCTCGAGAGAGTGACCCAAAGAACCCCGG CATGAAGCGGGCCAGTTCCCTGAATGTCCTTAACGTGGGTGGCAAGGCCGCTGAAGACCATTTGCAA
- the KLC1 gene encoding kinesin light chain 1 isoform X4: protein MYDNMSTMVYIKEDKLEKLTQDEIISKTKQVIQGLEALKNEHNSILQSLLETLKCLKKDDESNLVEEKSNMIRKSLEMLELGLSEAQVMMALSNHLNAVESEKQKLRAQVRRLCQENQWLRDELANTQQKLQKSEQSVAQLEEEKKHLEFMNQLKKYDDDISPSEDKDTDSAKEPLDDLFPNDDDDPGQGIQQQHSSAAAAAQQGGYEIPARLRTLHNLVIQYASQGRYEVAVPLCKQALEDLEKTSGHDHPDVATMLNILALVYRDQNKYKDAANLLNDALAIREKTLGKDHPAVAATLNNLAVLYGKRGKYKEAEPLCKRALEIREKVLGKDHPDVAKQLNNLALLCQNQGKYEEVEYYYQRALEIYQTKLGPDDPNVAKTKNNLASCYLKQGKFKQAETLYKEILTRAHEREFGSVDDENKPIWMHAEEREECKGKQKDGTSFGEYGGWYKACKVDSPTVTTTLKNLGALYRRQGKFEAAETLEEAAMRSRKQGLDNVHKQRVAEVLNDPENMEKRRSRESLNVDVVKYESGPDGGEEVSMSVEWNGDGTGSLKRSGSFSKLRASIRRSSEKLVRKLKGGSSRESDPKNPGMKRASSLNVLNVGGKAAEDHLQGVPSRASFCGK, encoded by the exons ATGTACGACAACATGTCCACGATGGTGTATATAAAGGAAGACAAGTTGGAGAAGCTGACCCAGGATGAGATTATTTCTAAGACAAAGCAAGTGATCCAGGGGCTGGAGGCTCTGAAGAACGAGCACAATTCCATCCTGCAGAGTTTGCTCGAGACCCTGAAGTGTTTGAAGAAAGATGACGAAAGTAATCTGGTGGAAGAGAAATCAAACATGATCCGAAAGTCTCTGGAGATGTTGGAGCTTGGCCTGAGTGAGGCACAG GTCATGATGGCTTTGTCCAACCACCTGAACGCCGTGGAGTCTGAGAAGCAGAAACTGCGCGCACAGGTTCGTCGGCTGTGCCAGGAGAATCAGTGGCTGCGGGACGAGCTGGCCAATACGCAGCAGAAGTTGCAGAAGAGCGAGCAGTCCGTGGCTcagctggaggaggagaagaagcacCTGGAGTTCATGAATCAGTTAAAGAAATACGATGACGACATCTCCCCATCC GAGGACAAAGACACTGATTCCGCCAAAGAACCTCTGGATGACCTTTTCCCAAATGACGACGACGATCCCGGTCAAGGAA TCCAGCAGCAGCACAGCAGTGCAGCGGCGGCCGCGCAGCAGGGCGGCTACGAGATCCCGGCACGGCTGCGCACGCTCCACAACCTGGTCATCCAGTACGCCTCGCAGGGGCGCTACGAGGTGGCCGTGCCGCTCTGCAAGCAGGCCCTGGAGGACCTGGAGAAGACGTCCGGCCACGATCACCCGGATGTGGCCACCATGCTGAACATCCTGGCCTTGGTGTACAG AGAccagaataaatacaaagatgCCGCTAATCTACTGAACGACGCCTTGGCCATCCGTGAGAAGACTTTGGGCAAAGATCATCCTGCG GTGGCAGCGACTCTGAATAACCTTGCAGTGCTTTACGGCAAGAGAGGGAAGTACAAAGAGGCCGAACCGCTGTGTAAGAGAGCGCTGGAGATCCGAGAGAAG GTTTTGGGAAAGGATCACCCCGATGTTGCCAAGCAGTTAAATAACTTGGCTTTACTGTGCCAGAATCAGGGCAAGTACGAGGAAGTAGAATATTATTATCAAAGAGCCCTCGAGATCTACCAAACAAAACTGGGGCCTGATGACCCCAATGTggccaaaacaaaaaataacctg gcatCCTGCTATCTGAAGCAAGGAAAATTCAAGCAAGCAGAAACCCTGTACAAAGAGATTCTCACTCGTGCACACGAAAGGGAGTTTGGCTCTGTAGATG ATGAAAATAAACCCATTTGGATGCACgctgaagaaagagaagaatgcaAA GGAAAGCAAAAGGACGGGACATCTTTTGGAGAATATGGCGGCTGGTACAAAGCCTGCAAAGTTGATag TCCAACTGTTACAACTACTTTGAAAAACCTTGGGGCACTTTACAGACGTCAAGGCAAGTTTGAAGCTGCAGAGACATTGGAAGAAGCTGCCATGAGGTCCCGTAAACAG GGTCTTGACAATGTTCACAAACAGAGAGTAGCCGAAGTGCTgaatgaccctgagaacatggaGAAGCGGAGAAGCCGGGAGAGTCTGAACGTGGACGTGGTCAAGTACGAGAGCGGCCCTGACGGAGGGGAGGAAGTGAGTATGAGCGTAGAGTGGAACGGG GACGGCACGGGATCTTTAAAGCGCAGTGGCTCCTTTAGCAAACTCCGGGCTTCAATTAGACGCAGCAGTGAGAAGCTGGTTAGGAAGCTGAAGGGAGGAAGCTCTCGAGAGAGTGACCCAAAGAACCCCGG CATGAAGCGGGCCAGTTCCCTGAATGTCCTTAACGTGGGTGGCAAGGCCGCTGAAGACCATTTGCAA